A segment of the Mangrovimonas sp. YM274 genome:
AATTATTGATAGCAGCATCAATGATGTCTGGGAAGTACTCTTCGCCGGTATTCCTATTGAACAATCCCATTTGGTGATTATCGGGGTAACCATTATCCCAAATTACAGGTACCATGCCATGGTTTAAGGCCGATTCTGTAGTTTTTTGGTAATAGTAAGCTCTGTACACTTCAGCCCCTTCTACTTCGCCTCTATAGCTTGCACCATACTCACCTAAAATAACCCCAATGCCTTGGTTCACAAAATTTGTTTCCATTTTGGCAAATTGGGTTTCTAACCAATCTTCATCACCCCATCCAGATGTTGCTGAAGGATCTGTAGCAATTGCTCCCCACTGCCAAGCATTGTCATTACTTACTTCCAAAGTAAATTGATATGGGTCATAATAATGAACTTCCATCAACATTCTATTGGCCACTGTATCTTCTGGAACTACCGCAAAATTAACAGTGTGATCTATATTGGTATTGAAGCCTTGAACCGTTAGGTAACGGTAAGCATTTCTCCCTCCTGTAGCTCTTACCGCAGAAATAAAAGTTTGGTTAAAGCTATTTTGAACCGTATAATATTCTTCAGTCGGCGTTCCATAATCACCTTCTACCATTACCTCATTAGACCCAGCAAATATCAAATGGTAATCATAATCTCTAAAATGCATAGCGATTTGTCTCCAAATTTTAGACAATTTATCATTCACAAAAGCTTGTTGATCATAAGTTGGCTGCATCCAACCTCCATCCCAGTGGTTATTTACAATTGCAAACATATCATTAGACAGCACATAGTTCACCACTTCTTCAACTCTCGTGAGTCCTTCTTCACTAATAGTATAACAACCATTATCTTCTTCAATGTAATTAGTCCATGCTACAGGAATTCTAACGGTATTAAAACCCGCAGCCTTTACAGCATCTATTAAATCTTGGTTAATCTCCGGATTACCCCAAGCAGTCTCTCCTCCAATAGATTCCAAGGAATTTCCAACATTCCAACCTACTCCCATAATCTCTGTTAATTGTACAGAAGTATAATCACTCATTTCACTTGGGTCTGCTTCAATAGCTCCCTCCTGAAAAACTTGGATTTCATGAGTTGTTTCAGCTGTATAAACAGTAACCACTGCAGTACGCTCGGTTCCCATCTCTGGAGCTGTAATAATGATGCTTCCATTTCCAGCTCCTGATGTGCTCGAAAAAGTTAACCAATCTGCCTCTGAACTTACACCCCAAGTAATATAAGGAGAAGCCGTTACATTAAAAGTTGCTTGCCCACCACAATCAGAAAAATTTAAATCATTGATATCAACAGAAAATGTTCCATTTCCGTAATTGTCATCATCCTCATTGCATGACGCAAATCCGATCATTAATACGAACAAAGCCGTAATTTTTAGAATGCTATTAATTGCTTTCATAACCTATTTTTTGAATGTTAGTTAATTATTATTGTTTGTTCTGCAACTATATTTCTAGAGGAATTACCTACTCGAATTTGGTAATTTCCCTTTTCAACTTCCCATGATTTGGTATCTACATTGTAGAACGCCAATTCTTTTACAGGTATTTGAACGCTTATTGTTTGTGAAGCACCTACCTTAACATCTACTTTGGCAAAGCCTTTCAATTCTTGGGCTGCACGCTCTACTTTAGATTCCGGCTTAGACACATATACCTGTACTACTTCCTTACCATCAACTACACCGGTATTATTTACAGCTACTTCTACTGAAATGGTTTCATTTTCCGTGTAAGCCTCTGCATTGGTTTTAACTCCTGAAATTGAAAAATCTGTATAAGACAACCCATAGCCGAACGGGTATAGAGGCGCTACATTTTTAGTATCGAACCAACGGTAACCGACTAAAATACCTTCCTCATATTTTACCACATCATCACCAGGGAAGCTGTTAGTAGCATGTGCAGGAGAATCTTTTAAAGCTACTGGCATGGTCCAAGGTAATTTACCTGAAGGGTTAATATTCCCCACCAAAACATCTGCCAAAGCATTTCCTCCTTCTGAACCGTTGAACCAACTCCATACCAAAGCTTTGCTACTTTCGCTCACATTTTTAATGTCGAAAGGCGCTCCGGCAATCATCACCACAATAGTGTTAGGATTTACCTCCATTACTTTTTTGATCAACTCTTCCTGACCAAACGGCAAGTTCAAGTTTCTTCGATCTGAAGCTTCGGTTTCGTAATCTCTGTTAGACCCTGCAAAAATGATAGCCATATCAGAGTTTTTAGCAGCTGTTAAGGCTTCTTCCAACTTCGCTGGATCCAATTCATCCACCGTGATTGGGCCCTTTAAGGTTACTTCCTGTTTTTGATCATTCTCATTTTTAGAATAACGCTCCAAATACCCTTCGGCGTAGTTGATTTCAATACCTTCTGGCAATCTATTTTTTAATCCTTCCAACGGTGTTACCTCACGCTTGGTTTTCACACCGGCTCCAAATCCTCCCAAGGCATTTTTCTTGGTAGCGTTGTTTCCAATAACTGCAATGCTTTTCAAACCTTCGGTTTTTATTGGCAACATGTTGGCGTCATTTTTAAGAAGTACCACAGACTCCGATGCAATCTTGTAGGCATCTTCAAAATGTGCTTCGGTGCTGATGCTTCCGGTAGCACGTCCCTTATCGTCCATGCTCTTAAGCGTGTACATCACCTGCATGATTCTGCGTACGGATTTGTCCACCTGAGCTTCGGCAACTTTTCCTGATTTTACTGCTTCAATTAAGGCATCTGCAAAGTAAAACTCATTGAATGGTTTTGGTGTTCCCATTTCAATATCAGTTCCATTCTCCAAAGCCTTTTTGGTATCATGAACCGCAGCCCAATCGGAAATTACAATTCCTTCAAAGCCCCATTCATCACGCAGGACTTTGTTCAGCATATAGTCATTTTCACATAGGTA
Coding sequences within it:
- a CDS encoding cellulase family glycosylhydrolase; the protein is MKAINSILKITALFVLMIGFASCNEDDDNYGNGTFSVDINDLNFSDCGGQATFNVTASPYITWGVSSEADWLTFSSTSGAGNGSIIITAPEMGTERTAVVTVYTAETTHEIQVFQEGAIEADPSEMSDYTSVQLTEIMGVGWNVGNSLESIGGETAWGNPEINQDLIDAVKAAGFNTVRIPVAWTNYIEEDNGCYTISEEGLTRVEEVVNYVLSNDMFAIVNNHWDGGWMQPTYDQQAFVNDKLSKIWRQIAMHFRDYDYHLIFAGSNEVMVEGDYGTPTEEYYTVQNSFNQTFISAVRATGGRNAYRYLTVQGFNTNIDHTVNFAVVPEDTVANRMLMEVHYYDPYQFTLEVSNDNAWQWGAIATDPSATSGWGDEDWLETQFAKMETNFVNQGIGVILGEYGASYRGEVEGAEVYRAYYYQKTTESALNHGMVPVIWDNGYPDNHQMGLFNRNTGEEYFPDIIDAAINN
- a CDS encoding glycoside hydrolase family 3 C-terminal domain-containing protein; this encodes MKHKLIYTSVVAASLLAMSCKEEKTSEPVVAESAKVETTYKGKPVTHEFDAKIDSLMAQMTLEEKVGMLHGSTMFATAAVERLGVPELTMADGPLGVREEISKDNWSAAGWDNDFATYYPAGGGVAATWNPELSYVFGNSVGEEAIARDKDVLLSPAINIIRTPLGGRTYEYFTEDPFLNKKMTVPFIVGLQENDVAACVKHYAANNQETNRDFVDVQIDERTLREIYLPAFKAAVEEAHAYSFMGAYNKFRGDYLCENDYMLNKVLRDEWGFEGIVISDWAAVHDTKKALENGTDIEMGTPKPFNEFYFADALIEAVKSGKVAEAQVDKSVRRIMQVMYTLKSMDDKGRATGSISTEAHFEDAYKIASESVVLLKNDANMLPIKTEGLKSIAVIGNNATKKNALGGFGAGVKTKREVTPLEGLKNRLPEGIEINYAEGYLERYSKNENDQKQEVTLKGPITVDELDPAKLEEALTAAKNSDMAIIFAGSNRDYETEASDRRNLNLPFGQEELIKKVMEVNPNTIVVMIAGAPFDIKNVSESSKALVWSWFNGSEGGNALADVLVGNINPSGKLPWTMPVALKDSPAHATNSFPGDDVVKYEEGILVGYRWFDTKNVAPLYPFGYGLSYTDFSISGVKTNAEAYTENETISVEVAVNNTGVVDGKEVVQVYVSKPESKVERAAQELKGFAKVDVKVGASQTISVQIPVKELAFYNVDTKSWEVEKGNYQIRVGNSSRNIVAEQTIIIN